The genomic window TCGAGCAGAGGTAGGTGCCGTTGAGATTGGTCTCGAGCACGCGGTTCCAGGTATCGAACTCGAGGTCGGCCCAGTGGTCGGGGGCGAAGTCGCCGACGTTGTTCACGAGGACGTCGACGGAGCCGAGTTCGGATTCGACGGCCGAAAAGAGCCCCTCGACGCTCTCGGGGTCGGTGACGTCGCCCTGAACGGTCATCGCGTCGGCGGCGCCGCGGTCTTCGGCCTCGGCGGCCACCTCGCGGGCGGCGTCGGCGCTCGTGTAGTAGTGGACGGCCGTCTTCGCGCCGCAGTCGGCGGTCGAAAGCAGGAGTTCGCGACCGACGCCGCGTGCGCTGCCCGTCACGAGTACCGTCCGATCCGAGAGGTCGGGTCCGTCCATGTCCCTCCCGTCGACGACGGCGTGGAAAAATCGCCCGGAACGGCGGCCCGCACTCGATCACGAGAAGTGGATTTACGGTGCTCCCCGAGAGAGATGTCCGTATGACACTAGAAACAGTGCTGCTCGCCGTCGGACCCGGAGACGCCGAACGAATCGACGAACTGGCCGAGACGGTCGCCGAAGTCGCCGAGCCCGCCGACGCCACCGTCGTGCTCGCCCACGTCTTCACGAAAAGCGAGTACGACGACGTCCTCTCCCGACTCGAGTTCGACCGAGACCAGACGGAGATCGACCCCGACGACGTCGCCCGCCGTCACTCGACGATCCTCGACCTGCAGGAGACCCTCGACGAGTACGGCGTCGACTACGAGACCAGGGGTGCGGTCGGCGAACACGGCCCGACGATCGTGGATCTCGCGACCAGCACCGACGCCGACCGCGTCGTCGTCGGCGGTCGCCGCCGGTCGCCCACCGGGAAAGCGGTCTTCGGATCGACGGCGCAGGAAGTCATGCTGTCGGCGCCGTGTCCCGTCACGTTCGTCCGGAACGACGACCACGGCGCCTGATCCGTCGTCGGTCTCGAGCGATCGCGCGACCCCGTCCGCGGACGGCGCTCCGCTGGCCGTGACGGCGATCGAGACGATACCGCGTGCCGTCGGGCCGGGAGACGTCGTTCACCGCTCGTCGGCCCGATCTTTCCACGCTCGTTCCTGCCGACGCTCCAGTACGTGTCGCCGGCCGTCGACCAGTTCTCGCCGGACCCGTTCCTCGAGTCCGCGGGCTTCGGCCAGCAACGTTCGCTGGTAGTTCTCGACGACGTCGTACGACCAGCGGTCGTCGTCGACGACGCCGTGGGGTAACAGCTCGTCCCGGACGGCGTCGGCGAGGTCGTCGCGACCGGACTCCCTGAGGAGCCGTTCGGCCTCGCGGAGGTGGTCCATGCCGTGGCCCGTCGCGTGGTGGAACGCGAGCAACTGCCCCTGCGCGCGCTGGAACCACTCGAGGGCGAGTTCGACCTCGTGGACCGCGTTCCGTTCGCTGTCGGCCAGGTCTGAGGCGGATCCGGACTCGCTGCCGTTAGCTGTCTCCTCGGTTGCCATACCTAGATGTATGTTACCGTTCAGCATACAACTGTCCCCAGCGATCGCGGTCGGTCGCGACCCGGACGGTAATCTATTGTAAATAATACTCGTTGGCGAGTATAATCTGAGTAGTTAAGTACGGTCGCGGTCGTCCCTAGGATAGCATGGACTACTATGCGGGCGTCGATCTCGGCGCGACGAACGTCCGTGCCGTCGTCGCCGAGGACGACGGGACGACGATCGGTGTGAGTCGCCGATCCACACCACGTGGCCCGACGGGGATCGACGTCACGGAAGGCGTTCTGCGGACGCTTCGCGAAGCGTGCGGCGATGCCGGTATCGCACCCGAAGAAATCGTCGCGGGGGGGATCGGCTCCATCGGTCCGTTCGACCTCGCGGAAGGAGCGGTCATCGATCCGGCGAACCTGCCGGACTCGATCGATCGCATCCCGCTGACGGGACCGATCTCGAAACTGATCGACAGCGACGAGGTGTACCTCCACAACGACACCAACGCCGGCGTCATCGGCGAGCGGTTCCACGCCGACCGCAACCCCGACGATATGGTATACATCACGATCTCCTCCGGGGTCGGCGCCGGCGTCTGCTGCGACGGCAATATCATGAGCGGCTGGGACGGCAACGCCGGCGAGGTCGGCCACTGCGTCGTCGATCCGCAGGGGCGACTGACCTGTGGCTGCGGCCGCGACGGCCACTGGGAGGCCTACTGCTCGGGGAACGCCATCCCCGACTTCGCCCGACTGCTCGCCGAGGACGATCCGACGATTTCGACCGACCTGCCCCTCGAGGGGCCCGACTTCACGGCCAAGGACGTCTTCGAGCTGGCCGGCGAAGACGAACTGGCCGACTACACCATCGAGCAGCTCGCCCACTGGAACGCGGTCGGCGTGACGAACGTGATCCACTCGTTCGCCCCGATCGTCGTCTCCTTCGGCGGCGCCGTCGCCCTCCACAACGAGGAACTGGTCGTCGACCCCATCCGCGAGCGCGTCTCCGAGATGGTGATGACCAACGTCCCCGAGATCACCGTCACCGATCTGGGCGACGACGTCGTCCTCGAGGGCGCGCTCGCCAGCGCGCTGACCGGCGGAACGGGCGACCGCAAGCAGCTGTAACGGTCGGCGCTCGAATCGACGGCGGCCCGAGGCCGCCCCTCGAGAGCGACCTCGGGGCCGACCAGTCGACGACGTACCGACCTTTGCGTCCGCTTTCCACGTATTTTTGACGCGCGCGACAGTGGGTGACGTATGCAGCGGAGAGCCTTCCTCCGAGCGAGCGGGGCCGCCTGTGCCGTCCTGACCGTCCCGGGAGCGGTCGCCGGCTCGACCGGCGCGACGCCGCGCGCCAGTCAGGAGATCCCCGACTCGTTCGAACCGCTCGGGCGCGTCGAGGTGCCGGACGGCGGTGAAGCAGTCGTCAGCGGCGACGGCGAGACGGTCTATCTCGCGACGGCGCTCGGGTTCGCGACCGTCGATATCGGCGATCCGACCGAGCCCGAACTGCTCGCCGAACGCTACCGGCTCGAGGTCGACGGACGGGAGTTCATGGATATCCTCGACGTCGAGATCGACGACGACCGACTCGCCGTCGTCGGGCCGGCGAACGAGGGAAACGACGGCTTCCACGGGTTCGTACTCTACGACGTCAGCGATCCCGCCGACCCCACCGTCGTCGACCGCTACGAGACCGGCTTCCACATCCACAACTGCTTTTTCGCGGACGGACTGCTCTACGTCGTCGCCAACGGCCCCGACGACAACGCCCTCGTCATCTACGACGCGAGCGACGACGAGACCGAGGAGGTCGGCCGTTGGTCGCTGCTCGAGCACGACCCCGAGTGGGAGGACGCCTACTGGTACGTCCGTTACCTCCACGACGTCACCGTCCACGACGACATCGCGTACCTCCCGTTCTGGGACGCCGGTACCTATCTGGTGGACGTCGGCGATCCGAGCGACCCGGAGTA from Haloterrigena sp. KLK7 includes these protein-coding regions:
- a CDS encoding SDR family oxidoreductase encodes the protein MDGPDLSDRTVLVTGSARGVGRELLLSTADCGAKTAVHYYTSADAAREVAAEAEDRGAADAMTVQGDVTDPESVEGLFSAVESELGSVDVLVNNVGDFAPDHWADLEFDTWNRVLETNLNGTYLCSKRALPAMREGDYGRIVNIGYASSEKGLVSPTNFPYFVAKAGVLMFTRMLAADTQDDAVTVNAISPYVVENSDEFPEELPRGRPASFEDLIAPLYFFLDPDSAYVSGENVEVDGGWLPEKV
- a CDS encoding universal stress protein, with translation MTLETVLLAVGPGDAERIDELAETVAEVAEPADATVVLAHVFTKSEYDDVLSRLEFDRDQTEIDPDDVARRHSTILDLQETLDEYGVDYETRGAVGEHGPTIVDLATSTDADRVVVGGRRRSPTGKAVFGSTAQEVMLSAPCPVTFVRNDDHGA
- a CDS encoding ROK family protein, which produces MDYYAGVDLGATNVRAVVAEDDGTTIGVSRRSTPRGPTGIDVTEGVLRTLREACGDAGIAPEEIVAGGIGSIGPFDLAEGAVIDPANLPDSIDRIPLTGPISKLIDSDEVYLHNDTNAGVIGERFHADRNPDDMVYITISSGVGAGVCCDGNIMSGWDGNAGEVGHCVVDPQGRLTCGCGRDGHWEAYCSGNAIPDFARLLAEDDPTISTDLPLEGPDFTAKDVFELAGEDELADYTIEQLAHWNAVGVTNVIHSFAPIVVSFGGAVALHNEELVVDPIRERVSEMVMTNVPEITVTDLGDDVVLEGALASALTGGTGDRKQL